One genomic window of Mucilaginibacter sp. SJ includes the following:
- a CDS encoding PhoH family protein translates to MKDGRRNQKKIFVLDTSVILYDHNAFQNFQEHDVAIPIQVLEELDNKKNGNDTRNFEARSFIRLMDDLSHNGLINEWIPLNGKTKGSFKVAMDTKTTGQDAEQIFGSDKTDHRILNAALGLQEENPGKKVVLVSKDICLRLKAKALNLHAEDYETGKIKNLEELYTGKTDVDKVTEKLITTLNKNENVPAENLKITSYTNNHFYVLKGKKSDTVGFYNSHSKQLEKVIEQPVLNIFPRNMEQSFAIHALLHPDIKLVTIQGNAGTGKTLLALASALEQRKYYRQIFVTRPIVPLSNKDIGFLPGDIKSKIDPYMAPIWDNLKFIKDQFGDDEKMQAKIDELVNNDKISIAPLAFIRGRTLSKIFFIVDEAQNLTPHEVKTIISRAGENSKFVFTGDIYQIDTPYLDAESNGLSYLIDKAKGHPLYAHITLQKGERSELANLATELL, encoded by the coding sequence ATGAAGGACGGCCGGCGTAACCAGAAGAAAATATTTGTTTTAGATACTTCTGTGATCCTATATGATCACAACGCATTTCAAAACTTTCAGGAGCACGATGTTGCCATACCCATCCAGGTATTGGAGGAGCTCGATAATAAAAAGAACGGTAATGATACCCGTAACTTTGAGGCCCGAAGCTTTATCCGGTTGATGGATGACCTGTCGCACAATGGACTGATCAACGAATGGATCCCGCTTAACGGTAAAACTAAAGGCAGCTTTAAAGTTGCCATGGATACTAAGACTACCGGCCAGGATGCCGAGCAGATTTTTGGTTCGGATAAAACGGATCACCGCATCCTCAACGCGGCCCTCGGTTTACAGGAAGAAAATCCTGGCAAAAAGGTAGTGTTGGTATCAAAAGATATTTGCCTTCGCCTCAAAGCCAAAGCCCTTAACCTGCATGCCGAAGATTATGAAACGGGCAAGATCAAAAATCTGGAGGAACTTTATACTGGTAAAACGGATGTAGATAAGGTGACTGAAAAGCTCATTACAACTCTGAATAAAAATGAAAACGTACCGGCCGAAAATTTAAAGATCACCTCGTACACCAACAACCACTTTTATGTATTAAAGGGTAAAAAGAGTGATACGGTAGGTTTTTACAATTCGCATAGTAAACAGCTTGAAAAAGTTATAGAACAGCCCGTGCTTAATATTTTTCCGCGCAATATGGAGCAGTCCTTTGCAATTCATGCCTTATTACATCCTGATATTAAGCTGGTAACCATACAGGGCAATGCAGGCACCGGTAAAACGTTGCTGGCGTTGGCAAGTGCGCTTGAACAGCGTAAATATTATCGCCAGATTTTTGTTACCCGTCCTATAGTTCCTTTAAGTAATAAAGATATTGGCTTTTTACCTGGCGATATCAAATCAAAGATTGACCCATATATGGCCCCGATATGGGATAATCTTAAATTCATAAAAGATCAGTTTGGTGATGACGAAAAAATGCAGGCCAAAATTGATGAATTGGTTAACAACGATAAAATCTCGATAGCTCCGCTGGCTTTTATTCGCGGGCGTACGCTTAGTAAGATCTTTTTTATTGTTGATGAAGCACAAAACCTAACCCCGCACGAAGTGAAAACTATCATATCCAGGGCCGGTGAAAACAGCAAATTTGTATTTACAGGTGATATTTATCAAATAGATACCCCATATCTCGATGCCGAAAGTAACGGGCTGTCATATTTAATAGATAAAGCCAAAGGGCATCCGCTTTACGCTCACATTACCCTGCAAAAAGGGGAAAGGAGCGAACTGGCCAATCTGGCTACCGAACTATTGTAG
- a CDS encoding Hsp20/alpha crystallin family protein has translation MTLVKFNNGLKNTSANPFFSDVFDSLINDSFLNDKLIARVPAVNIAETENEFHVELAVPGLKKEDFKINLDKNVLSVAAEKKAENVEEGKKFSKREYSYNSFVRSFTLPESADQSKIEADYTDGILKLTVAKREEAKFQTREIAVK, from the coding sequence ATGACATTAGTAAAATTTAACAACGGCCTTAAAAACACTTCAGCTAACCCATTTTTTAGCGATGTATTTGATTCACTGATCAATGACTCGTTTTTAAACGATAAGTTAATCGCCCGTGTACCTGCGGTAAACATTGCAGAAACTGAAAATGAATTTCATGTTGAACTGGCTGTACCTGGCTTAAAGAAAGAAGATTTTAAAATCAATCTTGACAAAAACGTATTGAGCGTAGCTGCAGAAAAGAAAGCCGAAAATGTTGAAGAAGGTAAAAAATTTAGTAAACGTGAATATAGCTACAATTCATTTGTAAGGTCATTCACATTACCCGAAAGCGCTGATCAATCAAAAATTGAAGCAGATTATACCGATGGTATCCTGAAGCTCACCGTAGCAAAAAGAGAAGAAGCTAAATTTCAAACAAGAGAAATAGCTGTGAAATAA
- a CDS encoding putative DNA modification/repair radical SAM protein has translation MNVDRITEKLNILADAAKYDVSCASSGSDRKNKDKGLGNASNGICHSYTEDGRCVSLLKILLTNHCIFDCAYCVSRKNNDIKRAAFTVQEVVDLTINFYRRNYIEGLFLSSGIFKNADYTMERLVHVAKKLRTEHNFNGYIHLKSIPGANAELMHEAGLYADRLSVNLEMPTEAGLKLLAPDKNRQDMIDPMRFLNQEIIRNTEEKKLFKNAPIFAPAGQSTQVIVGATPESDQQVLQSADYFYKSFNLKRVYYSGYVPVLADKRLPALNTAVPLVRENRLYQADWLMRFYGFHVNEIVNNQNPLLDLDIDPKLSWAIRNMYAFPIDINKADLQLILRVPGIGLLSAQKIVAARKFSGLGWEQLKKIGVAINRARYFITCKSNEFERRDLTGQNIKQFIMAQSQSKYIKNTQTQLNLF, from the coding sequence ATGAATGTAGACAGGATAACGGAAAAGCTCAATATCTTGGCCGATGCGGCTAAGTATGATGTATCATGTGCATCGAGCGGAAGTGACAGGAAAAATAAGGACAAGGGTTTGGGAAATGCCAGTAACGGAATTTGCCATAGCTATACGGAAGATGGGCGTTGTGTTTCGTTATTGAAGATACTGCTTACCAATCATTGTATTTTTGATTGCGCTTATTGTGTGTCGCGGAAAAATAATGATATCAAACGGGCCGCCTTCACGGTGCAGGAAGTGGTTGACCTTACCATTAACTTTTATCGCCGCAATTACATTGAAGGCTTGTTTTTAAGCTCCGGTATTTTTAAAAATGCTGATTATACCATGGAGCGATTAGTGCACGTAGCTAAAAAACTGCGAACCGAGCATAATTTTAACGGATACATCCATCTAAAATCCATCCCCGGCGCAAATGCCGAGCTGATGCACGAAGCTGGCTTATATGCAGATAGGCTCAGCGTGAATTTGGAAATGCCAACCGAGGCCGGATTAAAGCTGCTGGCACCTGATAAAAACCGGCAGGACATGATTGATCCGATGCGTTTTTTGAACCAGGAGATCATTCGAAATACAGAAGAGAAAAAGCTTTTCAAAAACGCGCCCATATTTGCACCAGCGGGACAAAGTACCCAGGTAATTGTAGGCGCCACACCGGAAAGCGATCAGCAGGTGTTGCAATCGGCTGATTATTTTTATAAGAGTTTCAATTTAAAGCGGGTGTACTATTCGGGCTATGTACCTGTGCTGGCCGATAAGCGGCTACCTGCCCTTAATACCGCGGTGCCGCTGGTGCGTGAAAATCGTTTATATCAGGCCGACTGGCTCATGCGTTTTTATGGTTTCCATGTAAACGAGATCGTCAATAATCAAAATCCATTACTTGATCTGGATATTGATCCCAAACTCAGCTGGGCTATCCGCAATATGTACGCTTTTCCTATTGATATCAATAAGGCCGATTTGCAACTGATCCTCCGGGTGCCGGGTATCGGTTTGTTATCGGCACAAAAAATTGTGGCTGCACGTAAATTTTCCGGGTTGGGCTGGGAACAGCTAAAAAAAATAGGAGTGGCCATTAACCGGGCGCGATACTTTATTACCTGCAAAAGCAATGAATTTGAACGGCGGGATTTAACGGGGCAAAACATTAAGCAATTTATTATGGCTCAATCGCAAAGCAAGTACATTAAAAATACACAAACCCAACTTAACCTGTTTTAA
- a CDS encoding MBL fold metallo-hydrolase encodes MKISKYLHSCLLFELDGYQLLFDPGKFSFAEGLVTPQMFVDVKTIVITHIHPDHFDIDILKSIVELSGATVVTNSQVGRELDKINLKYTLLEEGTHRAGPFKLQAFPVRHELIMDNPLPQMTGFLINNKVLHPVDSMEDKLLNFKGVELLIMVTMAPFANEPTISAFADELHPKQIFPVHDGYAKDFFIFQRYAAYKKHFDKKGIKFHEIYKVGDGISI; translated from the coding sequence ATGAAAATATCAAAATACCTGCATTCGTGCCTGCTTTTTGAGCTGGATGGTTACCAGTTATTATTTGATCCGGGGAAGTTTTCTTTTGCCGAGGGTTTAGTTACACCGCAAATGTTTGTTGATGTAAAAACTATTGTGATCACCCATATCCACCCCGATCATTTCGATATAGATATCTTAAAAAGTATTGTAGAGTTAAGCGGCGCGACTGTTGTCACTAATTCGCAGGTAGGCAGGGAATTGGATAAGATCAATTTAAAATATACACTTCTTGAAGAGGGTACCCATCGTGCAGGGCCATTTAAACTCCAGGCATTCCCGGTAAGGCATGAGCTTATCATGGATAACCCACTGCCACAAATGACGGGTTTCCTGATCAATAACAAAGTGCTGCACCCGGTTGATTCGATGGAGGATAAACTGTTGAATTTTAAAGGAGTTGAATTGTTAATTATGGTTACCATGGCGCCATTTGCCAATGAACCAACAATTTCTGCTTTTGCTGATGAGTTACATCCTAAACAGATATTTCCCGTACATGACGGCTATGCAAAAGATTTCTTTATATTTCAGCGTTATGCCGCTTACAAAAAACATTTTGACAAGAAAGGAATCAAGTTTCATGAAATTTATAAAGTAGGCGACGGGATAAGTATTTAG
- a CDS encoding HAD family hydrolase: MQKPDSLIFDMDGTLWDAVDTYAESWNLIFQKLDIQRTIKRDELLHVIGMDGKKLTRVMLPEFDEETGIEIYNAVNQVRREILPTSGGIMYKGVTKGLEQLAGKYKLFVLSNCAVGIIPLFLTWAGINEVITDSMAYGTNQMPKNHNMHLLMNKHNLQNPVYIGDTNGDAEQTRLAGIPFVFVSYGFGNTDDYDNKFDDFESLTQYYLSL; encoded by the coding sequence ATGCAGAAACCCGACAGCCTCATTTTTGATATGGACGGAACCCTTTGGGATGCCGTTGATACCTACGCCGAATCATGGAACCTGATATTTCAAAAGCTTGATATTCAACGGACTATTAAACGAGATGAACTGCTGCACGTGATCGGTATGGATGGTAAAAAGCTTACCCGGGTAATGCTGCCCGAATTTGATGAGGAAACGGGGATAGAGATCTACAATGCGGTAAACCAGGTAAGGCGCGAAATATTACCAACCAGCGGTGGTATTATGTATAAAGGAGTTACTAAAGGCCTGGAACAATTGGCAGGTAAATACAAATTATTTGTATTAAGTAACTGTGCTGTTGGTATTATTCCGCTGTTTTTAACATGGGCGGGTATCAATGAGGTTATTACAGATAGCATGGCTTATGGTACCAACCAGATGCCTAAAAACCACAACATGCATCTGCTCATGAATAAACACAATTTGCAGAACCCGGTTTACATAGGCGATACCAATGGCGATGCTGAGCAAACACGCCTTGCCGGTATACCCTTTGTGTTTGTTAGCTACGGCTTTGGTAATACCGATGATTATGATAATAAGTTTGACGATTTTGAATCCCTTACCCAATATTATTTGAGTTTGTAA
- a CDS encoding TIGR03915 family putative DNA repair protein gives MNTLVYDGTFEGLLTAVFEIYERKLYPVKLLKGEWRSGALFEEIIPIVTDEARAGRVLKGLRKKLSAAGVQRLYISHMAEIAGEDCNVLGFIRHVFDSDQNIEEDYGNKYVMRLSEILKMVRREKHRMEAFVRFQKLNDGTFYAAIEPDFNVLPLLIKHFKSRYADQKWMIYDVKRAYGLYYDLHDTQFIEMDFAELNKPINVIAAYSEDEGVYQNLWKDYFASLYIPSRKNTGLHIRHIPKRYWRHLTEKI, from the coding sequence ATGAACACGCTGGTTTATGACGGAACGTTTGAGGGGCTCCTTACAGCTGTGTTCGAGATTTACGAACGTAAACTGTATCCTGTAAAGTTATTGAAAGGAGAGTGGCGCAGCGGTGCGTTGTTTGAAGAGATAATTCCTATTGTTACTGACGAGGCGCGCGCCGGCCGGGTATTAAAGGGATTGCGGAAAAAACTTTCAGCTGCCGGTGTGCAGCGCCTTTACATTAGTCACATGGCCGAAATTGCCGGCGAAGACTGCAACGTGCTTGGTTTTATCCGCCATGTTTTTGACAGCGACCAAAATATTGAAGAAGATTACGGGAATAAATATGTGATGCGCCTGTCGGAAATTTTAAAAATGGTGCGGCGCGAAAAACACAGGATGGAAGCTTTTGTTAGGTTTCAAAAACTGAATGATGGTACTTTTTATGCGGCTATCGAACCTGATTTTAACGTATTGCCTTTATTGATTAAGCACTTCAAAAGCCGGTATGCCGATCAAAAATGGATGATCTATGATGTTAAAAGGGCATATGGCTTATATTATGACCTGCATGATACGCAATTCATTGAAATGGATTTTGCCGAATTAAATAAACCAATTAATGTCATTGCCGCTTATAGTGAGGATGAAGGTGTTTATCAAAACCTTTGGAAAGATTATTTTGCCAGTTTATACATTCCTTCGCGCAAAAACACCGGGCTTCATATACGCCATATTCCCAAGCGATATTGGCGGCATTTAACAGAGAAAATTTAG